From Anopheles arabiensis isolate DONGOLA chromosome 3, AaraD3, whole genome shotgun sequence, a single genomic window includes:
- the LOC120902291 gene encoding mucin-22, with amino-acid sequence MGCINSKKDDKDYHSNIFHVINIDNDGTELWSGKLEVTRVELTLYRKGKEPTKWPLKCLRRYGYNVDQFSFEAGRRCTTGEGIYAFRCRRAETLFYTVQAYIQGRIYSDENTNPNDPYPIPVASNGPSVAARSVSQNNTATRSSGSGGQGQQMQCTFVMNRTGMATSQSLSPNGTIHSNSNQSRSTDTLPLEGNYLEPTPNRSNVSGTGQPHTITTRFQQGLRLSSVSSGPISPDITSPGSPNSMTNILEVTTLNPLPTSHTSGSVHQGVSNVYQEFPMKDSTMASLHHQHHQLLLHQHHVHHPIAAPIVAPLVGGVVRTSMDVPPQEPAPGTSTLLNSTAGSEVATGMQNAGPNDALICGAGEYDQQQPSTPDAIDPARLYMNVNIAGNEVGSGCAAKGKKPAAFSSKSNSSLISISNITNNNNNTNHSHNSTGSFDECQYQNVRTPTSITAIGSANGAALPLLQQTIVTGNVFAQFQRLNSAGGGPGNQFSMDPNRFYENLEPGEMKAVFLRGRCSKPDIFSNVDLPLDHSEPCTPTATAANQRKVNYIVLDLDQSNSSHSISGAAGSGTNGTGILSPTSTVPGGSTNGNTIATSATNGASNFNNNNNNNAAINLNSVAPGGMCNSASGMALGTIGPGQSDHRVTSVAGVGCNTGLCSGGTQGAAGAGNVTPTSVGLLPPESPKKASLGYATIDFNKTVALSNSTTPSSELDSEGSRKTRHNSTVTPLARQSNSVSD; translated from the coding sequence ATGGGTTGCATCAATTCGAAGAAGGACGACAAGGACTACCATTCCAACATCTTTCACGTGATCAACATCGACAACGATGGGACGGAGCTGTGGAGCGGCAAGTTGGAAGTGACCCGCGTGGAACTAACGCTCTACCGGAAGGGCAAGGAACCGACCAAGTGGCCGTTGAAATGTTTGCGCCGCTACGGTTACAACGTGGATCAGTTCAGCTTTGAGGCCGGTCGCCGCTGTACCACTGGCGAGGGTATTTACGCCTTTCGATGTCGACGGGCGGAAACGCTCTTTTACACTGTGCAGGCCTACATTCAGGGACGCATCTACAGCGATGAAAACACGAACCCTAACGATCCCTACCCGATACCGGTAGCTTCGAATGGGCCCTCGGTTGCGGCTCGCAGCGTTTCGCAGAATAATACTGCAACGcgcagcagtggcagcggtGGTCAGGGCCAGCAAATGCAGTGCACGTTCGTGATGAACCGGACCGGCATGGCTACGAGCCAGTCGCTCAGCCCGAATGGGACGATTCACTCGAACTCAAACCAAAGCCGTAGCACGGACACGCTCCCATTGGAGGGCAACTATCTCGAGCCGACGCCGAATCGTTCGAACGTTTCCGGAACGGGGCAACCGCATACAATTACCACCCGCTTTCAGCAAGGACTACGGCTCAGTTCGGTTAGCAGTGGCCCTATTAGTCCCGACATAACATCACCCGGCTCTCCGAACAGTATGACCAACATACTAGAAGTGACCACCCTGAATCCGCTGCCCACGTCCCACACGAGCGGAAGCGTGCATCAGGGCGTAAGTAACGTCTACCAGGAGTTCCCCATGAAAGATTCGACGATGGCTTCCctccaccatcagcatcaccagctgctgctgcatcagcATCACGTGCATCATCCCATAGCTGCCCCGATAGTGGCCCCGCTCGTCGGTGGAGTGGTTCGAACGTCAATGGACGTACCGCCCCAGGAGCCTGCACCGGGCACATCGACGTTGCTGAACTCCACAGCTGGTTCCGAGGTAGCAACGGGTATGCAGAACGCCGGCCCGAACGATGCGCTCATTTGCGGTGCTGGAGAGTACGATCAGCAGCAACCCTCGACGCCAGATGCTATCGATCCGGCGCGACTGTACATGAATGTAAATATTGCTGGCAACGAGGTTGGCTCCGGTTGCGCTGCAAAGGGTAAAAAACCGGCCGCTTTCAGTAGCAAGAGCAACTCTAGTCTGATTTCGATTTCAAACAtcactaacaacaacaacaacacaaaccatAGCCATAACAGCACTGGTTCGTTCGACGAGTGCCAATATCAAAACGTGCGCACGCCGACATCCATAACCGCCATCGGCAGTGCGAATGGGGCAGCGTTGCCTTTGCTACAGCAGACCATCGTGACCGGTAACGTGTTCGCCCAATTCCAGCGGCTGAATAGTGCCGGAGGTGGACCGGGGAATCAGTTTTCGATGGATCCGAATCGGTTCTACGAAAATTTGGAACCGGGCGAAATGAAAGCCGTCTTTCTTCGTGGTCGTTGCTCAAAGCCTGATATTTTCAGCAACGTTGACCTACCACTAGACCACTCGGAACCGTGCACTCCCACGGCAACTGCTGCGAACCAGCGGAAGGTGAACTACATCGTGCTGGATCTCGATCAGTCAAACTCATCGCATAGCATAAGCGGTGCGGCAGGATCTGGCACGAATGGTACCGGCATTCTTTCGCCGACTAGTACGGTGCCGGGCGGATCGACCAATGGTAACACGATTGCTACCAGCGCCACAAACGGTGCTAGTAActtcaacaacaataacaacaacaatgcaGCGATTAATCTGAACAGCGTTGCACCGGGTGGAATGTGCAATTCAGCTAGCGGTATGGCATTGGGAACGATTGGCCCAGGCCAATCTGATCACCGCGTCACGTCTGTTGCGGGAGTGGGCTGCAACACGGGCCTGTGCAGTGGCGGAACGCAAGGAGCTGCAGGCGCTGGCAATGTGACTCCTACCAGTGTCGGTTTACTGCCACCGGAGAGCCCGAAGAAGGCATCGCTCGGGTACGCGACGATCGATTTCAACAAAACAGTGGCACTCAG
- the LOC120902297 gene encoding vacuolar fusion protein MON1 homolog A codes for MSDPRPDGVDQCEPGVCEESSLITTDSFEEFSHEINSLPAESVLENPTHLQELEGSLGERTDADEKAREDDQESVSDRSNTAKVQDDTVTNNPADGGMSKSSSFSSAKSREFDASTTSLAEATEPGSGGTVAIGTELDSGDYLHDTEFLNRKRHVFILSTAGKPIYSMHGNEDKLATLFGVMQALVSFIQSGNDTIKSIHAAGVKFVFLVKSPLILVAVSRTSHSVQQIQLQLTDVYNQILSTLTLSHMIKTFERRKNFDLRRLLAGSERLIDHLLVSDKCDRKVVSNNPFSFMTHSVRILPLQPSVRETVVSAIQSNCGKIKNLVFAVLIANNKLIALVRMKKYFIHPADLRLIFNLIECSESFKSAESWTPLCLPKFDSSGFLHAHVSYLAEDCQACLLLLSIERDVFYTLSEAKRKITEKLRRSNCLEAINDAINNKGIKLLNIGIPEIRHFLYKSKSNAQLLCSELTVPYSSGEQFKRLEGMYFRLHHRIHNSGRPVKLIYQMKEKEVLLAWVTQAYELFVTFEPTVEKNEVISLVNKLLKWIKKEENSLFILSAPTF; via the exons ATGAGCGACCCCAGGCCAGACGGGGTGGATCAGTGCGAGCCGGGAGTGTGCGAAGAAAGTTCGCTGATAACGACGGATTCGTTCGAAGAATTTTCCCACGAAATAAATAGCCTACCGGCGGAAAGTGTGCTGGAAAATCCTACCCACCTGCAGGAACTGGAGGGCAGCCTTGGTGAACGTACCGATGCAGACGAGAAGGCGCGTGAGGACGATCAGGAAAGTGTGTCCGATCGTAGCAATACAGCGAAGGTGCAGGATGACACGGTCACTAATAACCCGGCTGACGGTGGGATGAGCAAATCGAGTTCGTTCAGTAGTGCCAAAAGCAGGGAATTCGATGCATCCACTACTAGTCTTGCTGAAGCAACGGAACCCGGCAGTGGTGGAACTGTAGCGATCGGCACTGAGTTAGATTCGGGTGATTATCTGCACGATACCGAATTTCTAAACCGCAAGCGACACGTCTTCATACTGAGCACGGCGGGCAAACCGATCTACTCGATGCACGGCAATGAAGACAAATTGGCCACCTTGTTCGGAGTGATGCAGGCGCTAGTTAGTTTTATCCAAAGTGGCAACGATACGATCAAATCGATCCATGCTGCCGGTGTAAAGTTTGTGTTTCTAGTTAAATCACCCTTGATTCTGGTGGCGGTTTCGCGGACATCCCATAGCGTGCAACAAATACAGCTGCAGCTCAC TGACGTGTATAATCAAATTCTTTCCACCCTAACGCTTAGTCATATGATCAAAACGTTCGAGAGGCGAAAAAATTTCGATCTTCGTCGGTTGCTGGCCGGTAGCGAACGGCTGATCGACCATTTGCTGGTCAGTGACAAGTGCGATCGGAAGGTGGTGTCGAATAATCCATTCAGCTTTATGACGCACTCGGTGCGCATCTTGCCGCTGCAGCCGTCCGTGCGAGAAACGGTGGTGTCCGCTATACAGAGCAACTGCGGAAAGATCAAGAACCTGGTGTTTGCAGTATTAATTGCCAACAATAAGCTGATCGCACTGGTGCGCATGAAGAAGTATTTCATTCATCCGGCTGATTTGAGACTCATATTCAACCTGATCGAGTGCTCGGAAAGCTTCAAATCGGCCGAAAGCTGGACACCGCTATGTCTTCCCAAGTTTGACTCGAGCGGATTCCTGCACGCACACGTTTCGTACCTGGCCGAAGACTGTCAAGcctgtttgctgctgttatcGATTGAACGGGACGTATTCTATACCCTATCGGAGGCAAAGCGAAAGATTACTGAG AAACTACGCAGAAGCAATTGCTTGGAAGCAATCAACGATGCGATCAATAACAAAGGCATCAAGCTGTTGAACATTGGCATTCCAGAGATAAGACACTTTCTGTACAAAAGCAAGTCGAACGCTCAGCTGCTCTGCTCGGAGCTGACCGTACCGTACTCGAGCGGGGAACAGTTTAAGCGTCTGGAAGGGATGTACTTTCGGCTACATCATCGCATTCACAACTCTGGCCGCCCCGTCAAGTTGATCTACCAGATGAAGGAAAAGGAAGTGCTGCTTGCTTGG GTGACGCAGGCATACGAGCTGTTTGTAACGTTTGAGCCGACGGTTGAGAAGAACGAAGTGATAAGTCTTGTGAATAAGCTGCTAAAATGGAtcaaaaaggaggaaaacagCTTATTTATCCTTTCTGCACCAACGTTCTAG